A region from the Camelus ferus isolate YT-003-E chromosome 1, BCGSAC_Cfer_1.0, whole genome shotgun sequence genome encodes:
- the LOC102520288 gene encoding keratin-associated protein 7-1, with product MTRFFCCGSYFPGYPCYGTNFHRTFRATPLNCLVPLGSPLNYDCGRNGYSSLGYSFGGSNIGNLGCGYGGSFCRPWGSGSGFGYSTY from the coding sequence ATGACTCGTTTCTTCTGCTGTGGAAGCTACTTCCCGGGTTATCCTTGCTATGGGACCAACTTCCATAGGACCTTCAGAGCCACCCCCCTGAACTGCCTTGTGCCCCTGGGCTCCCCACTGAACTACGATTGTGGACGCAATGGCTACAGCTCCCTGGGCTACAGCTTTGGTGGCAGCAACATCGGCAACCTGGGCTGCGGCTATGGTGGCAGCTTCTGCAGGCCATGGGGCTCCGGCTCTGGCTTTGGCTACAGCACCTACTGA